In Devosia sp. 1566, a single genomic region encodes these proteins:
- a CDS encoding PRC-barrel domain-containing protein codes for MIRTLLATTAFAALMTAGAIAQDATPVQSTDAPANNETTTTTTETAPATTSAPTAPAPAANAPAPVEAEPGAAVETFEMSSGYVAVDSDNLGSQLIDQAVYSSAGDDAEEIGNITDIVFNQDGQITAVVIGVGGFLGIGEKSVAVPFDVLEFVIAADNTERWVVPTTADALTSAPEFVWEEDEPADADTDATTAPADGTAPAAGGAMAPAAPTTN; via the coding sequence ATGATCCGCACCCTTTTGGCCACTACGGCATTCGCAGCACTGATGACTGCAGGCGCCATCGCTCAGGACGCAACTCCAGTACAGAGCACCGACGCACCTGCCAACAACGAAACCACCACGACCACCACCGAAACCGCACCGGCGACCACTTCGGCCCCTACGGCTCCGGCACCGGCTGCCAATGCTCCGGCTCCTGTTGAAGCTGAGCCAGGCGCTGCGGTTGAAACCTTTGAAATGTCGTCTGGTTATGTTGCCGTCGACAGCGACAACCTGGGCTCCCAGCTGATCGACCAGGCCGTTTATTCGTCCGCTGGCGATGACGCCGAGGAAATTGGCAACATCACCGACATCGTGTTCAATCAGGATGGCCAGATCACTGCCGTCGTGATCGGCGTGGGCGGCTTCCTTGGCATCGGCGAAAAGTCGGTGGCCGTTCCCTTCGACGTTCTCGAATTTGTCATCGCTGCCGACAACACTGAACGTTGGGTTGTTCCCACCACGGCTGATGCCCTGACCAGCGCTCCTGAATTCGTCTGGGAAGAAGACGAGCCAGCTGACGCAGACACCGATGCCACCACGGCTCCTGCCGATGGCACCGCTCCTGCTGCCGGTGGCGCCATGGCTCCGGCTGCTCCCACCACCAACTAA
- a CDS encoding PRC-barrel domain-containing protein, with amino-acid sequence MLRPLTLASTFALLLAAPALAQSPAATPRSGTPSQLQQSGLTPPTILSEGYSSRGEDILVTVLLGETVYAGPEDDAEQIGTVKDMVVTSGQGVSAVVLGVGGFLGVGEKDVAVDFTQLQQIEREDGSRRWVLPTTAEALTAAPAFIWSESEAATGPEMTPDEEQEQMVDGDPNAAPIDPELTTDQPDAPAEAAAPLDRTGFSEVDQSGLTADQLRGIAVYGINDEQIGTIGNVVETPEGAIDAVVVDVGGFLGLGAKPVAVGFDNLVFSADTAGMRYLFINASREQLEAQPAYDPATYSTARNEQRMVIVP; translated from the coding sequence ATGCTACGACCCCTGACCCTGGCTTCGACTTTCGCGCTCTTGCTCGCGGCCCCGGCCCTCGCGCAGTCCCCCGCTGCAACGCCGCGCAGCGGAACGCCAAGCCAGCTTCAGCAAAGCGGCCTTACACCTCCCACGATCCTGTCGGAGGGATATTCCAGCCGGGGTGAGGACATTCTGGTAACGGTGCTGCTGGGCGAAACGGTTTATGCCGGGCCCGAGGACGACGCCGAACAGATCGGCACCGTCAAGGACATGGTGGTCACCTCCGGCCAGGGCGTTTCTGCCGTGGTGCTCGGCGTAGGCGGCTTTCTGGGCGTCGGCGAGAAAGACGTCGCCGTTGACTTCACCCAGCTCCAGCAGATCGAGCGCGAAGACGGCAGCCGCCGTTGGGTCCTGCCCACCACCGCCGAAGCATTGACCGCGGCACCCGCCTTTATCTGGAGCGAAAGCGAAGCGGCCACGGGTCCCGAGATGACGCCGGACGAAGAACAGGAGCAGATGGTCGATGGCGACCCCAATGCCGCGCCCATCGATCCCGAACTCACCACCGATCAGCCCGATGCGCCCGCCGAGGCAGCCGCGCCGCTCGATCGCACCGGCTTCAGCGAAGTCGACCAGTCCGGCCTAACGGCCGATCAGCTGCGCGGTATTGCGGTTTACGGCATCAATGACGAGCAGATTGGCACCATCGGTAATGTCGTCGAAACGCCCGAAGGCGCCATCGATGCCGTGGTTGTCGATGTCGGGGGGTTTCTGGGCCTGGGTGCCAAGCCGGTCGCCGTAGGCTTTGATAATCTGGTGTTTTCCGCCGATACGGCGGGCATGCGCTATCTCTTCATCAACGCCTCGCGCGAACAGCTCGAAGCGCAACCGGCCTATGATCCCGCCACCTATTCCACCGCTCGCAACGAGCAGCGCATGGTGATCGTGCCCTAG
- the fliJ gene encoding flagellar export protein FliJ encodes MKSRSESLIRLKKFQVDEKRRQVTQIEMMVNDFERMASELDQQIEIEHSKTGISDVAHFAYSTFAKAAQIRRDNLLASANDMRGKLESAQDALAEALEDLKKVELLEQREHQRDAVEQLKQEQSDYDEIGRLRFRR; translated from the coding sequence TTGAAATCGCGTAGCGAGAGCCTCATTCGGCTCAAGAAGTTCCAGGTCGACGAGAAGCGCCGCCAGGTGACGCAGATCGAAATGATGGTCAACGACTTCGAGCGCATGGCGAGCGAGCTCGACCAGCAGATCGAGATCGAGCACAGCAAGACCGGCATCTCGGATGTGGCCCATTTCGCTTATTCGACCTTCGCCAAGGCCGCCCAGATCCGGCGCGACAACCTGCTGGCTTCCGCCAATGACATGCGTGGCAAGCTTGAAAGCGCGCAGGACGCATTGGCTGAAGCGCTCGAAGACCTCAAAAAGGTCGAGCTGCTGGAGCAGCGCGAGCATCAGCGCGACGCGGTCGAACAGCTCAAGCAAGAGCAATCCGATTATGATGAAATCGGCCGGCTGCGGTTTCGCCGCTAG
- the fliI gene encoding flagellar protein export ATPase FliI — MKALISAIEAIDEIEVFGRVKSVQGLLVEIVGPVRELRVGGRVQIETSNDGQLAAEIIGFKDGHALCLPFGQLAGVRLGCKAVFQRSDGAVFPAHDWLGRVINANGEPIDGKGPLGRGAQAYPLRQSPLAAHDRVRVGEPLDLGVRALNTFTTVCEGQRLGIFAGSGVGKSVLMSMLARNTNVDVAVIGLIGERGREVHEFIQEYLGEVGIEQAVVVVATSDEAALMRRQAAYLTLALSEFFRDQGKRVLCMMDSLTRFAMAQREIGLAIGEPPTAKGYPPTVFTELPRLLERAGPGTAFTGSVTGLFTVLVEGDDHNEPIADAVRGILDGHIVMERGIAERGRYPAVNVLRSISRTMPGCVPASFRPVLAKARELMSIYSDMEELIRLGAYRKGSDPKVDRAIAVFPALEAFLSQEREETTTIAEGYHMLEAIVAEAGAPG; from the coding sequence ATGAAGGCGCTGATTTCAGCCATCGAGGCAATCGACGAGATTGAGGTCTTTGGCCGCGTCAAGTCCGTTCAGGGACTGCTGGTGGAAATTGTTGGCCCTGTCCGCGAGTTGCGGGTGGGCGGACGCGTGCAGATCGAAACCAGCAATGACGGGCAACTGGCCGCCGAAATCATCGGGTTCAAGGATGGCCACGCACTGTGCCTGCCTTTCGGGCAACTCGCCGGGGTTCGGCTGGGGTGCAAGGCCGTGTTCCAGCGCAGCGACGGGGCGGTGTTTCCTGCCCATGACTGGCTGGGGCGGGTGATCAATGCCAATGGCGAGCCGATCGATGGCAAGGGGCCGCTCGGGCGCGGGGCGCAGGCCTATCCGCTGCGCCAGTCACCCCTGGCGGCCCATGACCGGGTGCGCGTGGGCGAGCCGCTTGATCTAGGGGTGCGGGCGCTCAACACCTTCACCACCGTCTGCGAGGGGCAGCGGCTGGGGATCTTTGCTGGCTCAGGCGTGGGCAAGTCGGTGCTGATGAGCATGCTGGCGCGCAACACCAATGTGGATGTTGCCGTGATCGGGCTGATCGGCGAGCGCGGGCGCGAAGTGCACGAGTTCATCCAGGAGTATCTGGGGGAGGTGGGGATCGAGCAGGCGGTGGTGGTGGTTGCCACGTCCGATGAGGCGGCGCTGATGCGGCGGCAGGCAGCTTATCTGACGCTGGCCCTGAGCGAGTTCTTCCGCGACCAGGGCAAGCGGGTCTTGTGCATGATGGATAGCCTGACCCGGTTTGCCATGGCACAGCGCGAGATCGGGCTGGCGATCGGCGAGCCGCCAACGGCCAAGGGATATCCGCCCACGGTTTTCACAGAATTGCCACGATTGTTGGAACGTGCGGGTCCTGGGACAGCTTTTACGGGCTCCGTTACCGGACTCTTTACCGTTCTGGTTGAAGGTGATGATCACAATGAGCCCATAGCGGATGCCGTACGCGGCATTCTTGATGGGCACATCGTAATGGAGCGCGGGATTGCCGAACGGGGGCGTTATCCGGCGGTCAACGTGCTCCGGTCCATCTCGCGCACCATGCCAGGGTGCGTTCCGGCCTCGTTCAGGCCGGTCCTGGCAAAGGCGCGTGAACTCATGTCCATCTATTCGGACATGGAGGAGCTGATCCGGCTGGGAGCTTACCGGAAGGGATCAGATCCGAAAGTGGACCGCGCCATCGCCGTTTTTCCTGCACTCGAGGCGTTCTTGAGCCAGGAGCGGGAAGAAACGACCACGATTGCCGAGGGCTACCATATGCTCGAGGCCATTGTTGCGGAGGCGGGTGCACCGGGCTGA
- the ctrA gene encoding response regulator transcription factor CtrA, protein MRVLLIEDDSATAQSIELMLKSESFNVYTTDLGEEGVDLGKLYDYDIILLDLNLPDMSGYEVLRTLRVAKVQTPILILSGLAGIEDKVRGLGFGADDYMTKPFHKDELVARIHAIVRRSKGHAQSVISTGELTVNLDTKTVEVQSQRVHLTGKEYQMLELLSLRKGTTLTKEMFLNHLYGGMDEPELKIIDVFICKLRKKLSVATGGKNYIETVWGRGYVLREPDENELYSESA, encoded by the coding sequence ATGCGGGTACTCCTTATCGAGGACGATAGCGCGACAGCGCAGAGCATCGAGTTGATGCTCAAGTCCGAAAGTTTCAACGTCTACACCACCGATCTGGGTGAGGAAGGCGTCGATCTGGGCAAATTATACGACTACGATATCATCCTGCTCGATCTGAACCTGCCCGACATGAGCGGCTATGAAGTGCTGCGCACCTTGCGCGTGGCCAAGGTGCAGACGCCCATCCTGATCCTGTCGGGTCTTGCCGGTATCGAGGACAAGGTTCGTGGCCTCGGCTTTGGTGCCGATGACTACATGACCAAGCCCTTCCACAAGGACGAGCTCGTGGCCCGCATCCACGCCATTGTCCGCCGCTCCAAGGGCCATGCGCAGTCGGTGATCTCGACGGGTGAACTCACCGTCAATCTCGACACCAAGACCGTGGAAGTGCAAAGCCAGCGCGTGCACCTCACCGGCAAGGAATACCAGATGCTGGAGCTGCTTTCGCTCCGCAAGGGCACGACACTCACCAAGGAAATGTTCCTCAACCACCTCTACGGCGGCATGGACGAGCCCGAGCTCAAGATCATCGACGTCTTCATCTGCAAGCTGCGCAAGAAGCTCAGCGTTGCGACGGGCGGCAAGAACTACATCGAAACCGTCTGGGGCCGCGGGTATGTGCTGCGCGAGCCCGACGAGAACGAGCTTTATTCCGAAAGCGCCTAA
- a CDS encoding response regulator, with translation MKSCLIVDDSSVVRKVARRILEDMDYIVEEAEDGQEAIDKCRLEMPDAILLDWSMPIMGGLEFLKHLRGYVGGERPHVVYCTVENDIGAIAMALKAGASDYMMKPFDRALLEAKFDLDRALPSAEIA, from the coding sequence ATGAAGTCGTGCCTGATCGTCGATGACTCGAGTGTGGTGCGCAAAGTGGCGCGCCGCATTCTCGAAGACATGGACTATATTGTCGAGGAGGCCGAGGACGGGCAGGAGGCTATCGACAAATGCCGCCTCGAAATGCCCGACGCGATCCTGCTCGACTGGAGCATGCCCATCATGGGTGGGCTCGAATTCCTAAAGCATCTGCGCGGCTATGTGGGGGGCGAGCGGCCGCATGTCGTTTATTGCACGGTCGAGAACGATATTGGCGCCATTGCCATGGCGCTCAAGGCCGGCGCCAGCGACTATATGATGAAGCCCTTTGACCGGGCCTTGCTGGAAGCCAAGTTCGACCTGGACCGCGCGCTTCCGTCAGCCGAAATCGCCTAA
- a CDS encoding histidine phosphotransferase family protein, with product MADIIELKATDLAAMLCSRVCHDLINPIGAIGNGLEVLADPTQGDMAEGARDLIASAANQSRAKLEFARLAYGASSTAGTDIDTRECERVARIYFEIEKADLEWQVPLILLPKHKAKLFMNMLLIAAGSVPRGGTVRASITGPAGAEVFEFTSYSDPEKRQKTLVPSGAAGLLSGMPEEGAVDARGIQPFYTGLLARMTDMEISIGLEDGKFYLRALPKPPIQEEAAPEALTIP from the coding sequence ATGGCCGATATCATCGAGCTCAAGGCAACCGACCTTGCGGCAATGTTGTGCAGCCGGGTCTGTCACGACCTGATCAACCCGATTGGGGCGATTGGCAACGGGCTTGAGGTTCTGGCCGACCCCACGCAGGGTGACATGGCTGAAGGCGCCCGCGACCTGATCGCCAGCGCGGCCAATCAAAGCCGGGCCAAGCTCGAATTTGCGCGCCTGGCTTATGGTGCCTCCTCGACGGCGGGCACCGATATCGACACGCGCGAATGCGAGCGGGTGGCGCGAATCTATTTCGAGATCGAGAAGGCCGATCTGGAGTGGCAGGTGCCGCTGATCCTGCTTCCCAAGCACAAGGCCAAGCTGTTCATGAACATGCTGCTGATCGCGGCGGGCTCGGTGCCGCGCGGCGGCACGGTTAGGGCCAGTATCACTGGACCGGCCGGAGCGGAGGTGTTCGAGTTCACCTCGTACAGTGATCCCGAGAAGCGGCAAAAGACGCTGGTGCCGTCAGGCGCGGCGGGATTGCTCTCGGGCATGCCCGAAGAGGGCGCCGTGGATGCGCGCGGCATCCAGCCCTTTTATACGGGCCTCTTGGCTCGGATGACCGATATGGAGATCAGCATCGGGCTTGAGGACGGCAAGTTCTACCTGCGTGCGCTGCCCAAGCCGCCCATCCAGGAAGAAGCGGCACCCGAGGCGCTAACCATTCCGTAG
- a CDS encoding YHS domain-containing (seleno)protein, with protein MLAFVLPLLAGGAAPALSQSINTAVVSDPLTGLALGGMDPVSYFVEGQPVPGRSEFEYEWGGAPWQFSSAANRDAFARAPQIYAPQFGGHSAMSMARGFLSDGDPAIYTVFKQRLYLFYSAASREAFLLAPNAAAREAQANWAVLSKSLVWQ; from the coding sequence ATGCTTGCCTTTGTTCTGCCGCTTTTGGCGGGCGGTGCGGCACCGGCATTGAGCCAGTCAATCAACACGGCAGTGGTGAGCGACCCCCTGACGGGGCTGGCGCTCGGGGGCATGGATCCCGTCTCCTATTTCGTGGAAGGCCAGCCGGTGCCGGGACGCAGCGAATTCGAATATGAGTGGGGCGGGGCGCCCTGGCAGTTCAGCAGCGCAGCCAATCGGGACGCCTTTGCGCGGGCGCCGCAGATCTATGCGCCGCAGTTTGGGGGCCATTCGGCGATGAGCATGGCGCGCGGATTTTTGTCAGACGGCGACCCGGCAATCTACACGGTCTTCAAGCAGCGTCTTTATCTGTTCTATTCGGCGGCGAGCCGGGAAGCTTTTTTGCTGGCGCCCAATGCCGCGGCCCGCGAGGCACAAGCCAATTGGGCGGTTTTGTCCAAATCTCTGGTCTGGCAATAG
- a CDS encoding DUF1134 domain-containing protein — protein sequence MFKRLLCTLTLLLALAGAAPAFAQGSLSDSYSGDELVDKGHQFFGSAAQGLASLVERAVSEFGLPNGYILGEDAGGALFAGARYGEGRLYTRNAGELPLYWQGPSLGFDVGGDGSKVMMLVYNLSSTNDVFGRFAGVDGSAYVVGGFGMTVIKYGNAIMVPIRSGVGARLGVNIGYLKFTQQPTWNPF from the coding sequence ATGTTCAAACGCCTGCTTTGCACCCTGACCCTGCTCCTCGCCCTCGCTGGCGCCGCTCCTGCCTTTGCCCAAGGCTCGCTCAGCGACAGCTATTCCGGCGATGAGTTGGTCGACAAGGGCCACCAGTTTTTCGGCTCCGCTGCCCAGGGCCTCGCATCCCTCGTTGAGCGCGCCGTTTCCGAGTTTGGCCTGCCCAACGGCTACATCCTGGGCGAAGACGCTGGCGGCGCGCTGTTTGCCGGCGCCCGTTACGGCGAAGGCCGGCTTTACACCCGCAATGCCGGCGAGTTGCCCCTTTATTGGCAAGGCCCCAGCCTAGGCTTTGACGTTGGCGGCGACGGCTCCAAGGTCATGATGCTGGTCTACAATCTCTCCAGCACCAATGACGTGTTCGGCCGCTTTGCCGGCGTTGATGGCTCCGCCTATGTGGTGGGTGGCTTCGGCATGACCGTGATCAAATACGGCAATGCGATCATGGTCCCGATCCGCTCGGGCGTGGGCGCGCGGCTGGGCGTTAATATCGGCTATCTCAAGTTCACCCAGCAGCCCACCTGGAACCCTTTCTGA
- a CDS encoding DUF6476 family protein — protein MSDPSNTGPVGQDAEPLSPEAQAVLGKARRSFGISIGILLLGFMAIGFAIVYRVMRDAPPPSMAQTLSVPAGAEVVSATTGDGAINVLYRLDGAMVLALFDRGTGEHISSVQIVADGAPRL, from the coding sequence ATGAGCGATCCTTCAAATACCGGCCCGGTAGGCCAAGATGCCGAGCCGTTGTCGCCCGAAGCACAAGCCGTGCTGGGAAAGGCGCGCCGGTCGTTCGGCATCTCCATCGGCATTCTGCTGCTGGGCTTTATGGCGATTGGCTTTGCCATTGTCTATCGGGTGATGCGCGACGCACCGCCGCCCAGCATGGCCCAAACGCTGAGCGTGCCCGCCGGGGCCGAAGTGGTTTCGGCTACCACGGGCGATGGCGCGATCAATGTGCTGTATCGTCTTGATGGGGCGATGGTGCTGGCACTGTTCGATCGGGGCACGGGCGAACATATCAGTTCGGTGCAGATCGTTGCGGACGGTGCGCCCCGGCTTTAG
- a CDS encoding RluA family pseudouridine synthase, with product MEHLTADDFEGDEVQFTITAEQAGGRLDAVLAKAHPALSRSRLKDLILGGAVSLNGQPISEPKYRVTAGETITLLAPPPEDPEPKPENIPLDILYEDDQLIVVNKPVGMVVHPAPGSPSGTLVNALIYHCGASLQGIGGVRRPGIVHRLDRDTSGVMVAAKTDLAHQHLSAQFADHGRTGPLHRAYLAYVWGSTETAKGTVEAPLGRDANNRLKQAVRKDGREAITHYMVEQRFGGDGWDITRIQCQLETGRTHQIRVHMAHIGHPLVSDTVYASGYATKINRLPPEVAAPIVALGRQALHAAELGFEHPVTGEEMFFEAPLPPDLVALEEALEPYDKAFAR from the coding sequence ATGGAACACCTAACCGCTGACGACTTCGAGGGCGACGAAGTCCAATTCACTATCACTGCCGAACAGGCCGGCGGCCGGCTCGATGCCGTTCTGGCCAAGGCACACCCGGCGCTCAGCCGCAGCCGCCTCAAGGACCTGATCCTGGGCGGGGCCGTTTCCCTTAACGGCCAGCCGATCAGCGAGCCCAAATATCGCGTAACGGCCGGCGAAACAATCACCCTCCTCGCCCCGCCGCCCGAAGATCCCGAGCCCAAGCCCGAAAACATCCCCCTCGATATCCTCTATGAGGATGATCAGCTGATCGTGGTCAACAAGCCCGTCGGCATGGTGGTCCACCCCGCTCCCGGCAGCCCCTCGGGCACCCTGGTCAACGCGCTGATCTACCATTGCGGCGCGAGCCTGCAGGGCATTGGTGGCGTGCGCCGGCCCGGCATCGTTCATCGCCTCGATCGCGACACCTCAGGGGTCATGGTCGCGGCCAAGACCGATCTGGCCCACCAGCATCTGTCCGCGCAATTTGCCGATCATGGTCGCACCGGTCCCCTCCATCGCGCCTATCTCGCCTATGTCTGGGGCTCCACCGAAACCGCCAAGGGCACGGTTGAAGCGCCCCTCGGGCGCGACGCCAATAATCGGCTCAAGCAGGCGGTGCGCAAGGACGGCCGCGAAGCCATCACGCATTACATGGTCGAGCAGCGCTTTGGCGGCGATGGCTGGGACATCACCCGCATCCAATGTCAGCTCGAAACCGGCCGCACCCACCAGATCCGCGTCCACATGGCTCATATCGGCCACCCCCTTGTTTCCGACACCGTTTATGCCTCGGGCTACGCCACCAAGATCAACCGCCTGCCTCCCGAGGTCGCCGCACCCATTGTTGCGCTTGGCCGGCAGGCCCTCCATGCCGCCGAGCTCGGCTTTGAGCATCCCGTGACCGGAGAGGAAATGTTCTTTGAAGCCCCGCTCCCGCCCGACCTTGTGGCGCTCGAGGAAGCGCTCGAGCCCTATGACAAGGCCTTCGCCCGCTAG
- the rpoH gene encoding RNA polymerase sigma factor RpoH, with protein sequence MAQTNLPVLSAEGGLSRYLQEIRKFPMLEPDEEFMLAKRYKEHADPAAAQRLITSHLRLVAKIAMGYRGYGLPIAEVISEGNVGLMHAVKRFEPDKGFRLATYAMWWIRAAIQEYVLRSWSLVKIGTTAAQKRLFFNLRKVKGQIAALDDGSLHPDQIKQIATTLNVTEDDVVSMNARLSGDASLNSPMRADEGSSEWQDWLVDDTPSQETALGESEEYSERMGLLTNAMDVLNDRERAIFQARRLQEDPLTLEELAQQYDVSRERIRQIEVRAFEKVQDAVREAARSNAA encoded by the coding sequence ATGGCCCAGACCAATCTGCCTGTCCTTTCTGCCGAAGGAGGCTTGAGCCGCTATCTTCAGGAAATTCGCAAGTTCCCCATGCTGGAACCCGATGAAGAATTCATGCTGGCCAAGCGCTACAAGGAGCACGCCGATCCCGCCGCTGCTCAACGGCTTATTACGTCCCACCTGCGCCTGGTTGCCAAGATCGCCATGGGCTATCGCGGCTATGGCCTGCCCATTGCCGAGGTGATCTCGGAAGGCAATGTCGGGCTCATGCATGCGGTCAAGCGCTTCGAGCCTGACAAGGGCTTCCGCCTTGCGACCTATGCGATGTGGTGGATTCGTGCTGCGATCCAGGAATATGTCCTGCGTTCCTGGTCGCTGGTGAAAATCGGCACCACCGCTGCCCAGAAGCGGCTGTTCTTCAACCTGCGCAAGGTGAAGGGTCAGATCGCCGCGCTCGACGATGGCTCGCTCCATCCCGACCAGATCAAGCAGATCGCGACCACCCTCAACGTCACCGAGGATGACGTCGTCTCGATGAATGCGCGCTTGTCGGGCGATGCTTCGCTCAATTCGCCGATGCGCGCCGATGAAGGCTCCTCCGAATGGCAGGACTGGCTCGTCGACGACACGCCCAGCCAGGAAACTGCCCTTGGTGAAAGCGAGGAATATTCCGAACGCATGGGTCTGTTGACCAATGCCATGGATGTTCTCAACGATCGTGAGCGCGCCATCTTCCAGGCTCGCCGCCTGCAGGAAGATCCGCTGACGCTCGAAGAGCTGGCCCAACAATACGATGTCAGCCGCGAGCGCATCCGCCAGATCGAAGTGCGCGCCTTCGAAAAAGTGCAAGACGCCGTTCGCGAAGCTGCCCGCTCCAACGCCGCATAA
- a CDS encoding thiamine diphosphokinase: protein MQENFSPAADAPLRFAGPIAIVGGGAVESQTLRDLAAAGVTLIGADGGADAIGAAGLVPAAIIGDLDSLQDRAGWERRTRVLHLPEQVTTDFQKALRSTQAPVTLALGMTGKRLDHTLAALSAVLQYAPERHLLLVDEIDVALAVVGPITFEAAAGERVSIHPLVPIGFERSQGLLYPMDGLQLAPGGLIGTSNAGLGGRIEIVPAERVPWLLILPKARLWDLVQACQNSARV from the coding sequence GTGCAAGAGAATTTCAGCCCAGCTGCCGACGCGCCCCTGCGCTTTGCCGGACCGATCGCCATTGTGGGCGGCGGGGCGGTGGAGAGCCAAACCCTGCGTGACCTCGCGGCAGCGGGGGTGACGCTGATCGGGGCCGATGGCGGGGCGGATGCGATCGGGGCGGCAGGGCTGGTGCCAGCGGCGATCATCGGGGATCTCGATTCCCTGCAGGATCGCGCCGGCTGGGAGCGGCGCACCCGCGTGTTGCACCTGCCCGAGCAGGTGACCACCGATTTCCAGAAGGCACTGCGCTCGACGCAGGCGCCGGTGACGCTGGCGCTGGGCATGACGGGCAAGCGGCTCGACCATACGCTCGCGGCACTGAGCGCGGTGCTGCAATATGCCCCCGAGCGGCACTTGCTGCTGGTGGACGAGATCGATGTGGCGCTGGCAGTGGTGGGGCCGATTACCTTTGAGGCGGCGGCCGGGGAGCGGGTGTCGATCCATCCGCTGGTGCCGATCGGGTTCGAGCGCTCGCAGGGGCTGCTCTATCCGATGGATGGCCTGCAGCTGGCGCCGGGCGGGCTGATCGGCACCTCCAATGCGGGCCTTGGGGGTCGGATCGAGATCGTGCCGGCTGAGCGGGTGCCGTGGCTGCTGATCCTGCCCAAGGCCCGGCTCTGGGATCTCGTCCAGGCGTGCCAAAATTCCGCCCGGGTCTGA
- the thiB gene encoding thiamine ABC transporter substrate binding subunit produces MTILVHTTHLALAVLFGLAASPALAQTAPALTIYTYDGFAAEWGPGPQLAEGFEAQCGGCTVEFIAADSSIGALRRVQLEGATTPADLVVGLDVATAGEARATGLFADHTLELANLALPEPWTDPQFVPVDYAHFAFVYDTDRTATPPASFEELIALPDDFKIVIQDPRSATPGLGLVLWIKAAYGDRAPEIWAGLKPHILAVTRDWSESYNLFLTGEADMALSYTTSPAYHIVDEDDHTIKAALFDEGHIVQVEVAGMLASTDQPELARQFLAYLASPAAQAIIPTTNWMFPVVDLGADLNPAFGTLPQPAKTLTISDTDLEANRAAWIDEMLAAIQ; encoded by the coding sequence ATGACCATCTTGGTCCACACCACTCACCTGGCGCTTGCGGTCCTTTTCGGACTGGCCGCCTCGCCCGCCTTGGCCCAAACCGCACCCGCGCTCACCATCTATACCTATGATGGCTTTGCCGCCGAATGGGGCCCCGGCCCCCAGCTCGCCGAAGGCTTTGAAGCCCAATGCGGCGGCTGCACTGTCGAATTCATCGCCGCCGATTCCTCCATCGGCGCCCTGCGCCGCGTCCAGCTCGAAGGGGCTACCACCCCGGCCGATCTGGTGGTAGGCCTCGATGTCGCCACTGCCGGGGAAGCCCGCGCCACCGGCCTCTTTGCCGATCACACCCTGGAGCTGGCCAATCTCGCCCTCCCCGAGCCCTGGACCGATCCGCAATTCGTGCCGGTCGACTACGCCCATTTCGCCTTTGTCTACGATACCGACCGCACCGCCACCCCGCCCGCCTCCTTCGAGGAGTTGATCGCGCTTCCCGACGACTTCAAGATCGTCATCCAGGACCCGCGCTCGGCCACGCCGGGCCTTGGACTCGTGCTCTGGATCAAGGCCGCCTATGGCGACCGTGCCCCCGAAATCTGGGCCGGCCTCAAGCCCCATATCCTCGCCGTCACCCGCGACTGGTCGGAAAGCTATAATCTCTTCCTGACCGGGGAAGCCGATATGGCGCTCTCCTACACCACCTCGCCCGCCTACCACATCGTCGATGAAGACGATCACACCATCAAGGCGGCGCTGTTTGATGAGGGCCATATCGTGCAGGTCGAGGTCGCCGGCATGCTCGCCTCCACCGACCAGCCCGAGCTCGCCCGTCAGTTCCTGGCCTACCTCGCCTCCCCCGCCGCCCAGGCGATCATCCCCACCACCAACTGGATGTTCCCCGTGGTCGATCTCGGTGCCGACCTCAACCCGGCCTTCGGCACCCTCCCGCAACCCGCCAAGACTTTGACGATCAGCGACACCGACCTCGAAGCCAACCGCGCCGCCTGGATCGACGAAATGCTCGCCGCCATCCAGTAG